The segment CATCACCGGCTCCGAAAAAGCCTTCGCGGCAGGTGCGGACATCAAGGAAATGCAGGCGATCTCCTTTGTCGACGCCTATGTGCAGGATTTCTTTGTCGGCTGGGAAGAGCTCACCCGGGCGCGCAAGCCTGTCATCGCGGCGGTGGCCGGCTATGCGCTCGGCGGCGGTTGCGAACTGGCGATGATGTGCGATTTCATCATCGCCGCCGACAACGCCAAGTTCGGTCAGCCCGAGATCACGCTCGGCGTCATGCCGGGCATGGGCGGATCGCAGCGCCTGACCCGTTTCGTCGGCAAGTCGAAAGCGATGGACATGTGCCTGACCGGACGGATGATGGATGCGGCGGAAGCCGAGCGTTGCGGCCTGGTGTCGCGTGTCGTGCCCGCCGGCGAGCTCATCGAGGAGGCGTTGCAGGCGGCGGCCAAGATAGCCGATTTTTCGCTGCCGTCGGTGATGATGGCGAAAGAGGCCGTCAACCGCGCCTACGAAACGACACTGGCAGAGGGGCTGCGGTTCGAGCGCCGGCTGTTTCACTCACTGTTTGCGCTCGATGACCAGAAGGAAGGCATGGCGGCCTTTGTCGAGAAGCGGAAGCCAAATTTCTCGAACCGGTAGATGGTGGCGACA is part of the Mesorhizobium sp. L-2-11 genome and harbors:
- a CDS encoding enoyl-CoA hydratase, which codes for MAYETILVETRGKVGLITLNRPKALNALNSQVLADVVAAVNGFCANADIGAMVITGSEKAFAAGADIKEMQAISFVDAYVQDFFVGWEELTRARKPVIAAVAGYALGGGCELAMMCDFIIAADNAKFGQPEITLGVMPGMGGSQRLTRFVGKSKAMDMCLTGRMMDAAEAERCGLVSRVVPAGELIEEALQAAAKIADFSLPSVMMAKEAVNRAYETTLAEGLRFERRLFHSLFALDDQKEGMAAFVEKRKPNFSNR